A stretch of Castanea sativa cultivar Marrone di Chiusa Pesio chromosome 2, ASM4071231v1 DNA encodes these proteins:
- the LOC142623761 gene encoding nuclear poly(A) polymerase 3 — protein sequence MAGNAFHNQNGVVFVNHVPLPLPFPQPFALINHRGGGEVLVPYNPPLLTPLGFSVLKAQMDEHRSVSLLQFMVNEGLVPSPEEEEKRRNVIVKLKQIVLAWIKKVASQRRLPKQQIAVTTGTILTYGSYGLGVHGSDSDIDALCIGPFFATMADDFFIVLCNMLKGRPEVSEIHCVKDAKVPLMRFKFDGISIDLPFAQLKVLSVPENVDVLNPFFLSNIDETSLKSLSGVRANKRILQLVPNIENFQSMLRCVKLWAKRRGVYGNVLGFLGGVHLAILVAFVCQGNPNASLNALIMNFFETFAHWHWPTPVILQDGLPAPGDAMETRSLMPIRLPCSPYEYCHSNITRSTFYKIRTEFLQGYSMTRDLLKPDFDWGSIFEPYPYSKKHSRFLKIYLSASEQDELGDWVGWVKSRFRSLIVKLEEIQGTCDPNPTEYVDMNVTEPNVVFYWGLNPCKRNFTDAVSIKEDFMTNINNGYQGSPGRMELSVVLTSELPKNVLADGTGSGKRTKACWKILDYYNQHRIPIYSQHLPHYFVGYVSTNGEPVYPSAGG from the exons ATGGCAGGGAATGCTTTTCACAACCAAAACGGTGTCGTTTTCGTGAACCAcgttcctcttcctcttccattTCCTCAGCCATTTGCTCTGATAAACCATAGAGGTGGTGGTGAGGTACTTGTTCCGTACAACCCACCTTTACTAACTCCTCTTGGATTTTCTGTATTGAAGGCTCAAATGGACGAGCACAGATCAGTCTCTCTGCTTCAg TTCATGGTTAATGAAGGACTCGTGCCGTCTccggaagaagaagagaagaggaggaatGTCATTGTGAAGCTCAAACAG ATAGTGTTGGCATGGATTAAGAAGGTTGCGTCGCAACGTCGACTTCCGAAACAGCAAATTGCTGTCACCACTGGCACAATTTTGACATATGGATCATATGGCCTTGGA GTTCATGGTTCAGACTCTGATATTGATGCTTTATGCATTGGTCCTTTCTTTGCCACCATGGCA gatgatttttttattgttctgtGCAACATGCTTAAAGGCAGACCTGAAGTGTCAGAGATCCACTGTGTAAAGGATGCAAAAGTGCCTCTAATGCGATTTAAATTTGATGGGATCTCAATTGATCTCCCGTTTGCGCAGCTTAAAGTGTTATCTGTCCCTGAA AATGTGGATGTACTGAACCCATTCTTCCTCAGTAATATTGATGAAACTAGTTTGAAAAGCTTGTCTGGTGTACGTGCTAACAAACGCATTCTTCAGCTTGTTCCGAACATAGAG AATTTCCAATCAATGCTGCGATGTGTTAAGTTATGGGCAAAAAGGCGAGGAGTGTACGGTAAT GTACTTGGCTTTTTGGGAGGAGTTCATCTGGCAATCCTTGTGGCTTTTGTTTGTCAAGGAAATCCAAATGCTAGCTTAAATGCTCTTATTATGAACTTTTTCGAGACATTTGCACATTGGCATTGGCCTACTCCAGTAATCTTGCAAGATGGACTGCCAGCACCCGGAGATGCCATGGAGACAAGGTCCTTAATGCCCATTCGGCTTCCATGTAGTCCATATGAATATTGCCATTCCAATATCACTAGAAGCACATTCTACAAGATCAGGACAGAGTTTCTCCAAGGCTATTCTATGACTAGG GATCTTTTGAAGCCAGACTTTGATTGGGGTAGCATATTTGAGCCCTATCCATACTCAAAGAAACATAGCCGATTTCTTAAAATTTACCTCTCGGCTTCTGAGCAGGATGAGCTAGGGGATTGGGTAGGTTGGGTGAAATCACGTTTTCGCTCTCTTATTGTCAAG CTGGAGGAGATACAAGGTACTTGTGACCCTAATCCAACCGAGTATGTAGATATGAATGTAACAGAGCCCAATGTTGTGTTCTACTGGGGCTTAAATCCTTGCAAGCGTAATTTCACAGATGCAGTGTCAATCAAGGAGGATTTCATGACGAATATCAATAATGGCTATCAAGGCAGTCCTGGAAGGATGGAATTATCCGTTGTCCTAACTTCTGAGCTGCCGAAGAATGTTCTTGCTGATGGTACTGGAAGTGGGAAGCGTACAAAAGCATGTTGGAAGATTCTTGATTACTACAATCAACATAGGATTCCAATTTACTCACAGCATTTGCCACATTACTTTGTTGGGTATGTCTCAACCAATGGAGAGCCCGTGTACCCAAGTGCTGGCGGTTAG